The sequence below is a genomic window from Brettanomyces bruxellensis chromosome 9, complete sequence.
AGGGGCAAATGAAactcttctcttttccttatttccGGGGATAACCGCAATTGTATTGTAGTCATCCACTGTAGGTTTAAGAATACTTCTTAATGGTTGAAGGGTGTGTCTtctgtttatttttttagtaTTAAACTTGAACCCATTATGCTTCCTTTCTGGCGGtacattttcctttgcatTCGCCTCTATATCAGTTCTATCCATGATTAAAATACTATTCACTTGCAAATAATTTAAAATCTTGTCAATGATCAGAGAAATTTGTAAAGAGGAGAACAAGCTGTGAGGTTTAGAGTGTGTATGATATTTTGTTGAAGTAAACATAAACACAGACGCGAAATTTATgtcttctatttttcttccgtTTATTGTGGAGCATACTTTTTCTACGAAACAAATTTTGCGTAATTATTATCAAGCATTAATATACCTCATTATCGTTATCATTATCGTTATTGAATATCTATATTCAGTGACTGTAGGCATGTATTCAGAAAAAACCCACCTATGATCGATTTTTAAGGCGGATTCTACCCTTCTGCAGATTAAGGTCTCAACCAAAACAAGCAAGCACTATATTTCATGCCCGATACCCACATAAGAGCATACCAGCGTTATCACTTTCCggaaaaacaagaataCATTCTTATCCAAATATCTGGTAAAAACAAAAGGTTACTGCTTTGGAGACTTAGATATTTGGCACATAGATAACGCTTAAAACTTAGCTTTCTTGATCTTGTTCGCATTCAATTCACAATTGGGAACAGGCTTGAATAATATTATAGACTTTTGTTACTTTCTATAATTCACCCCACAACTTTCATAGCTAAAAATGGGTTCATTAGCGAGCGGTGCTCCTGAAAAAAGTTTAGCTTGTGTTTTAACAAAATTAATacttaaaaaaatggaCTAATCTCAATCTATCCGTTATATGATCACAATATTCTTTGGCCTGACTCCTTTCTTTCGTTTGGCAATCTTTATGAAACTCAGCCTTTGGACTTAACTCTGGAATACTAGTTTTATTAGCAGTAattatcatattttttcctttatgcCTTCTATTCAAGCATCTTATTCGGAGTGAAGGAACGAACAGAAGAAGAGCGACCATTTTTCGGAAACTTTAAATCCTTCCACACCCTTAGGCATACTTACATTTTGGGGAAAAACTCCTTAGTTGGGAaggaaagtaaaaagaatataggtaaacaaatttctttgGCCTCCCAAAACTTCTATGGGAGCTTAAAGAGAAGGCAATAcaaattatcaaaatgTATTGAACAATCGTACACGATAGCTAAAGCAAGGAGGTATGAAGAAATGGAAGGATGAAACAAGAGTATAACAAAATTGTGGAAGTATATAGTTAACAATCAAACATGATCACATGTAAAGACCCAAGTACCAGTAACAGGATCGTAGCTCTGGAAATCAGTGTTTGGTATAGCATGCAACTTTCTGATATGCTTTTTGACCaaaggatgatgaggatcAGTAATTTGAGTTTTACCATCCTTTGATTGTGGGAAACAACCTTCAATAGAGAACTGTGCCTTCTTATTAAATCCTTCCCCCTGCTTTGGTCTTGAATCTATATTTGGATACAATAAGACCTGctgttttccaaaaatgacaATATTGGCCAAGTTTGACAATGAAATTGTAGTGAGATCGACTGgttccaaaaatttcactTCTCCGTATCCCTTTTTGCCAATAACAAAGTTTTTAACCTCGGTTAATTCCTCAGGAGACATGTTATCAATCATCTCAATAGTTGGACTTATGTAATAGCCAGTTGGAAGCTTGAACAActgtttttgcttttccacTTTCTTTGAATTATGAGGAGAAGATTCAGACAAAGTCAATGGCTTTTTACTTTCATCTGCAACCTTTTTCTTATCAGAAGTTAGAGATATCTCGCCACCCGGACTATCGAACTGGAAACTGACCTGCTTTGAATGCGAACCATCCTCTTTCAAACCatcaaacttcttcttgtcCTTATTACTGTCAATTATAAGTTTGATTGCATTTTTCGTTGGTGCAAAGATGTAGCTCGAAAGAATAGCTTCGTCTGTTTCATCGTTGGCAATAGCACTCTTTTCTATAACAGAGGCATCGTTACCATCGGCAAGTAAAGTTGTATTtgcagaagttgaagaCGACCTTGTACTTGGGGCAGGTAAGGCAGGAATTGCGGGCGCGAcaattcttccttttctaaCTGCAACAGAGTCCTTTGGACTAAATAGTGGCTTTGGCGCTATCTTATAAGCGGCAGTAAGTGAAACATCGTTTTTCACAATCAAAGGCTTTGCGATAGGCTTGATTGAAGGAGGGACAACTGGTTGAACCATATTTTGAGTGGCCGCAAACAGTGGACCTACACCATATGGATTCTGGTTCGACATAGCAACCAattgctgttgttgctgctgttgctgttggTTGTTTCCAAAGCCAAAACCACCATTAGTATTTGTAGAATTCTGCTGGCTGTTTCCAAATAGTCCACCACCATTATTCGAAGATCCAAAACCAAACGAAGGCTTGTTATTACCGAAAAGCATATTTGATCCTTGGTTTTTGTTACCAAAAAGACCACCACCGGTGTTATTTGTGCTATTATTCAATCCGAATCCAGTGTTgttattgttgttattgCCAAAAAGACCTCCAGATGCAGGTTTATTACCAAATAGGCCACCCGAGGTGTTATTTGTGCCATTATTATTGCCAAATAGACCTCCTCCGGTTGCAGGCTTATTGCCAAACATCCCTCCACCAGCGTTgttattgttattattgCCAAATAATCCACCTCCAGTAGCAGGCttgtttccaaaaagaCCTCCAGAgttgttgttattattattattgttgttgtttccaaaCAAGCCACCTCCAGTACTAGGCTTATTTCCAAACAAGCCGCCCGTATTGTTGCtgttattgttgttgtttccaaaCAAGCCGCCAGAGTTGTTATTGGTGTTTGCattgttgttattgttTCCAAACAGTCCGCCTGAGGTGTTTGGCTTATTTCCAAACAGGCCACCggaattgttgttgttattgCCAAAAAGACCTGTCGAATTGCCATTACcattattattgttgttaCCAAACAGACCACCAGAAGGCTTACTGCCAAACAAGCCTCCGCCATTGTTGTTggcattattattattattgccACCAAAGCTAAAGCCGGAGTTTCCGCTGTTGGCattgttgttattgttgttgttacCAAAGCCAAAGCCGGGATTTCCACtgttattgttgttgttgttagAGTTAGCACCAAATCCAAACGAAGGCTTGTTGGCGTTGTTATTTCCAAACAGACCACCGGATGTggaattgttgttgttgtttccgAACATGCCACCTCCGTTATTATTGGTGTTGTTATTCTTGCCGAACAGTCCACCAAAGCCAGAATTAGCggtgttgttgttgttgttagCTCC
It includes:
- a CDS encoding uncharacterized protein (MEROPS:MER0020218), with translation MFGNSSNTTSGFGGFGSNSNNNNANNNRSSPFGGGFGSNNNTNSGGLFGNRNNNTNTSGGLFGNSSNNTGGFGFGGNNNVNNNNTASSGLFGSRPTNSSPFGANTNGNNTNNSVFPSNSTGGGLFGSNNTTTNTNSTGFGNTNGTFAGSGFGNNQNTGTGSVPFKEYVEKSDVMGTQVYESITAMPEYRNYSFEELRIQDYLQNRKYGNGGSTTGGFGQTGNFGGFGSNNNNNTTTNGGLFGSTNNAVKNGTIFGNNNTNNSPFGNKNGGGLFGSANTGNNNNSNNGFGSSTFGNSNNNTSSPFGGFGSNNNTSSPFGSNNNNNNSGGLFGNRPNNTSSPFGGNNTFGANNNNNTANSGFGGLFGKNNNTNNNGGGMFGNNNNNSTSGGLFGNNNANKPSFGFGANSNNNNNNSGNPGFGFGNNNNNNNANSGNSGFSFGGNNNNNANNNGGGLFGSKPSGGLFGNNNNNGNGNSTGLFGNNNNNSGGLFGNKPNTSGGLFGNNNNNANTNNNSGGLFGNNNNNSNNTGGLFGNKPSTGGGLFGNNNNNNNNNNSGGLFGNKPATGGGLFGNNNNNNAGGGMFGNKPATGGGLFGNNNGTNNTSGGLFGNKPASGGLFGNNNNNNTGFGLNNSTNNTGGGLFGNKNQGSNMLFGNNKPSFGFGSSNNGGGLFGNSQQNSTNTNGGFGFGNNQQQQQQQQQLVAMSNQNPYGVGPLFAATQNMVQPVVPPSIKPIAKPLIVKNDVSLTAAYKIAPKPLFSPKDSVAVRKGRIVAPAIPALPAPSTRSSSTSANTTLLADGNDASVIEKSAIANDETDEAILSSYIFAPTKNAIKLIIDSNKDKKKFDGLKEDGSHSKQVSFQFDSPGGEISLTSDKKKVADESKKPLTLSESSPHNSKKVEKQKQLFKLPTGYYISPTIEMIDNMSPEELTEVKNFVIGKKGYGEVKFLEPVDLTTISLSNLANIVIFGKQQVLLYPNIDSRPKQGEGFNKKAQFSIEGCFPQSKDGKTQITDPHHPLVKKHIRKLHAIPNTDFQSYDPVTGTWVFTCDHV